A genome region from Camelina sativa cultivar DH55 chromosome 10, Cs, whole genome shotgun sequence includes the following:
- the LOC104716924 gene encoding probable indole-3-pyruvate monooxygenase YUCCA1, which yields MESHPRNQTDQSKQIILVHGPIIIGAGPSGLATSACLSSRGVPSLILERSDSIASLWKSKTYDRLKLHLPKHFCRLPLLDFPENFPKYPSKNEFLAYLESYASHFRIIPRFKADVQKASFDSSSGFWRVKTLDNTEYLSKWLVVATGENADPCFPEIPGIKKFSGGKIVHASEYKSGEEFRRQKVLVVGCGNSGMEISLDLVRHNASPHLVVRNTVHVLPREILGLSTFGVGMTLLKCLPLRLVDKFLLLMANLSFGNTDRLGLRRPKTGPLELKNVTGKSPVLDVGAMSLIRSGKIQIMEGVKEITKNGAKFMDGQEKDFDSIIFATGYKSNVSTWLQGSDFFTEEGMPKTPFPNGWRGGKGLYTVGFTRRGLLGTASDAVKIAGEIGDQWRDDDIMGPIRNLCSSHFVFFSNS from the exons atggaGTCCCATCCTCGCAACCAAACCGATCAGTCCAAGCAGATCATCCTCGTACACGGTCCCATCATCATCGGAGCCGGCCCTTCCGGTCTCGCCACGTCAGCATGTCTCTCAAGCCGTGGAGTCCCTTCTCTGATCCTAGAGCGTTCTGATTCAATAGCATCTCTATGGAAATCTAAAACCTATGACCGGCTCAAACTCCATCTCCCAAAACACTTTTGCCGGTTACCCCTCTTGGATTTCCctgaaaattttccaaaataccCTTCCAAAAACGAGTTCTTGGCCTACCTTGAGTCCTACGCTTCGCACTTCCGCATCATCCCGAGGTTCAAAGCGGACGTCCAAAAAGCGTCATTCGATTCATCTTCCGGTTTCTGGAGAGTAAAGACTCTTGATAACACGGAGTATCTCTCGAAATGGCTTGTGGTGGCCACTGGTGAGAACGCAGATCCATGCTTCCCGGAGATTCCAGGTATAAAGAAGTTTTCCGGCGGGAAAATCGTTCACGCAAGTGAATACAAAAGCGGCGAAGAGTTCCGGCGTCAGAAAGTTTTGGTCGTCGGATGTGGAAATTCCGGTATGGAAATTAGTTTAGACCTCGTCCGACATAACGCCTCTCCTCATCTTGTTGTCCGAAACACC GTTCATGTGTTGCCAAGGGAGATACTTGGGCTATCAACATTTGGAGTTGGGATGACACTTCTCAAATGCTTACCCTTAAGGCTCGTTGACAAGTTCTTGTTGTTGATGGCCAATCTTTCGTTTGGAAATACCGACCGGTTAGGTCTTCGCCGGCCGAAAACGGGTCCGCTTGAGCTAAAAAATGTCACCGGAAAAAGTCCGGTTCTCGACGTTGGAGCTATGTCTCTCATCAGATCTGGCAAGATTCAG ataatGGAAGGTGTAAAGGAAATCACAAAAAATGGAGCAAAGTTTATGGATGGTCAAGAAAAGGATTTTGACTCTATCATATTTGCCACTGGTTACAAAAGCAACGTATCTACTTGGCTTCAG ggAAGTGATTTCTTCACGGAAGAAGGGATGCCGAAAACGCCGTTTCCTAACGGCTGGAGAGGAGGGAAAGGATTGTACACAGTTGGTTTTACGAGGAGAGGACTCCTTGGGACGGCGTCTGACGCCGTTAAGATCGCTGGCGAAATTGGTGACCAGTGGAGAGACGATGATATCATGGGGCCTATCAGGAATTTGTGCAgttcccattttgtttttttctctaattcctaa
- the LOC104720014 gene encoding polygalacturonase 1 beta-like protein 3, with the protein MSFLIDAYKDGFSAEQNPFTPKASLVRYWNKEIRSESPRSEFLISKASPLNVVDSTTFSKPATTNSLPTRFPDFCSAANIFCFPDLGTSLEKHDEDVKFSTYDQKNFTNYGSGRPEGDESFKYYAKDGNVVTDSFRRYSHNSAAHDDKFTVYGENSNVIDQGFNVVDIVMFSQMRKPLNYENLKSRDLPMEQAFYFVSQNDVVSYVAST; encoded by the exons ATGTCTTTTCTAATCGACGCATACAAAGA CGGTTTCTCGGCGGAGCAGAATCCATTCACACCTAAAGCATCTCTAGTCCGTTACTGGAACAAAGAGATCCGTAGCGAATCTCCCAGATCGGAGTTTTTAATCTCCAAAGCCTCGCCACTCAACGTCGTCGACTCAACCACTTTCTCCAAACCCGCCACCACCAACTCGCTCCCAACTCGGTTTCCCGATTTCTGCTCCGCCGCTAACATCTTCTGTTTCCCCGATTTAGGAACGAGTCTCGAGAAACACGACGAAGATGTCAAGTTCTCCACTTACGACCAAAAGAACTTCACTAACTATGGTAGTGGTCGTCCCGAAGGAGACGAATCGTTCAAGTACTACGCCAAAGACGGAAACGTCGTAACAGACTCATTCCGGAGATACAGCCATAACAGCGCAGCACACGACGATAAGTTCACCGTCTACGGGGAAAACAGCAATGTCATCGACCAAGGATTCAACGTTGTCGACATTGTTATGTTCTCTCAAATGAGAAAACCCCTAAATTATGAAAACCTCAAGAGTCGAGATTTACCAATGGAACAAgccttttattttgtttctcaaaacgacgtcgtttcttacGTGGCTTCCACGTAA
- the LOC104716925 gene encoding WD repeat-containing protein 75, protein MFSSSRSRSKMIRGGRNNITSAPAFSKDAKKLLLCTANSVSVYSVATGLKITSLEGHTATVTTVIVDLKSDDTFTYCWTSSLDGKIHLWEFSEPKLLKSFDTHLPIYSLVMIPSNVSRSLIAYVSVEDFSTVSKDLFAQIRRFILIDEPLPSGDILKEMEEPKPIVLSPSREFFGVCNNCIIHIWNASFGASEHLMPKETTLRHTQLITVFAFHPNQKILAAGDVTGRVLIWKDIGNGELTSVKSEDDPESSCTTFNWHSAEVTVLNFSSDGALLYSGVKEGVLVVWELDTRKKQLLPKIESPLLYFIFSSDPTLSSVICADNQIHLLKMPSMEILRTISGIKPRRLDPTGFLCYVRTMDICLIRTVSIDRSSGIAALCTANHRVQLYNLLNDHEVSEVQVCESNHHPDNDGVRVSLTAVALSRNGSVMATADARFAATNFSEGLVSLKFWVFVPDSKTFSLSTVIDQPHREAAITAIALNPTRSMAVSISSAGDFKIWVCNSDKNLTPEDSNWICHGVGSYKRTPITAAVFSWDGSCLALAAKTVITIWHPLKNELLYVVGKTNVPIMELSFARGGFLIAASHRFKRHLSVWDLMTFTLSWSYRLHVEAIATEADSPYFAVLTWLPESYRSAKSNEQIFRGKDGAILLFDGSGPKPVAIWTVMKARGGTLSFVEDGKKSQPLLAYVNRSHEYVLFDPYSDENLETSAIDHEAFLAAISKKRKRCKKKAMMLERPWETIFCGSTLNFPPYPDVCAAIFGSQMLKKVCESERVERQT, encoded by the exons ATGTTTTCGTCTTCTCGGAGTCGAAGCAAAATGATTCGCGGCGGAAGAAACAACATTACTTCTGCTCCGGCGTTCTCGAAAGACGCAAAGAAGCTTCTTTTATGCACAGCCAACTCCGTCTCTGTTTACAGCGTCGCCACTGGCTTAAAG attaCTTCACTCGAGGGTCATACAGCAACTGTGACGACTGTGATTGTTGATCTGAAGTCCGACGATACCTTCACTTACTGTTGGACTTCCTCCCTCGATGGCAAAATTCATCTTTGGGAGTTCTCGGAGCCCAAGCTTTTGAAGTCTTTTGATACCCACCTTCCTATTTACTCTCTG GTGATGATTCCATCTAACGTGTCACGTTCTTTGATTGCTTATGTTTCGGTTGAGGACTTCTCAACTGTGTCCAAAGATTTGTTTGCCCAAATCCGGAGATTTATTCTCATTGACGAGCCTCTTCCTAGTGGAGACATTTTGAAAGAG ATGGAAGAACCAAAACCTATTGTTCTAAGCCCCTCAAGAGAGTTTTTTGGTGTCTGTAATAATTGCATTATACATATATGGAATGCTTCTTTTGGGGCATCAGAGCATCTCATGCCAAAGGAGACGACATTACGTCACACACAGTTGATTACTGTTTTTGCTTTCCATCCCAATCAGAAAATATTAGCAGCCGGTGATGTAACAGGAAGGGTGTTAATTTGGAAGGATATTGGTAATGGAGAACTTACTTCAGTGAAAAGTGAAGATGATCCTGAATCTTCTTGCACTACTTTCAACTGGCACTCCGCTGAAGTAACCGTCCTTAATTTCTCTTCAGATGGAGCACTTTTGTATTCTG GGGTAAAGGAAGGGGTTCTTGTTGTTTGGGAGCTAGATACAAGGAAGAAGCAACTTTTGCCAAAGATAGAATCTCCCTTGTTGTATTTCATCTTCTCTTCAGATCCAACTCTTTCTTCT GTAATTTGTGCAGATAATCAGATTCATCTTCTTAAAATGCCTTCCATGGAGATATTGAGAACGATATCTGGAATCAAG CCTCGAAGATTAGACCCTACAGGGTTTTTATGCTACGTTAGAACGATGGATATATGCCTCATCAGAACTGTGTCCATTGATCGTTCTTCCGGTATAGCTGCTCTTTGCACAGCTAATCATCGTGTTCAACTCTACAACCTTTTAAATGACCATGAAGTTTCAGAG GTTCAAGTTTGCGAGAGTAACCATCATCCAGATAATGATGGAGTTCGG GTTTCCTTGACAGCGGTTGCTCTCTCTCGGAATGGCTCAGTGATGGCTACAGCTGATGCCAGATTTGCTGCAACAAATTTCAGTGAAGGCTTAGTTTCTCTCAAGTTTTGGGTGTTTGTACCAGATAGCAAAACTTTCAGCTTATCGACAGTTATAGATCAACCTCACAG GGAAGCTGCTATCACAGCCATTGCCCTTAACCCCACCCGTTCCATGGCTGTTAGTATATCTTCTGCTGGGGACTTCAAG ATTTGGGTTTGCAATAGTGACAAGAATCTGACACCTGAGGATTCAAACTGGATATGTCATGGAGTTGGCTCTTATAA GAGAACGCCAATAACAGCTGCTGTTTTTTCCTGGGATGGTTCTTGTCTAGCTCTTGCGGCTAAAACAGTTATTACTATCTGGCATCCGTTAAAGAACGAACTTTTGTATGTAGTTGGAAAGACTAACGTG CCAATTATGGAACTCTCATTCGCTAGAGGAGGCTTCCTTATTGCTGCATCCCATCGCTTTAAACGGCACTTATCTGTTTGGGACTTGATGACGTTCACTTTATCATGGTCATACAGATTACACGTAGAAG CCATTGCCACTGAAGCGGACTCACCATACTTTGCAGTTTTAACATGGCTTCCAGAATCTTATAGGTCGGCAAAATCTAATGAGCAGATCTTCCGCGGGAAAGATGGCGCTATCCTCTTGTTTGATGGGTCAGGCCCTAAACCGGTAGCTATTTGGACTGTAATGAAG GCAAGGGGAGGAACACTTTCGTTTGTGGAAGACGGTAAAAAGTCTCAGCCACTTCTCGCATATGTTAACAGGAGCCATGAATATGTTCTTTTCGATCCTTATAGCGATGAAAATCTGGAGACCAGCGCCATAGATCATGAGGCTTTTCTTGCAGCAATaagtaagaagagaaagagatgtaAGAAGAAAGCTATGATGTTAGAGAGACCTTGGGAAACAATCTTTTGTGGATCAACGCTCAATTTCCCGCCTTATCCCGACGTGTGCGCTGCTATCTTTGGTTCCCAGATGCTTAAAAAGGTGTGTGAAAGTGAAAGAGTAGAGAGACAAACCTGA